The Streptomyces sp. ALI-76-A nucleotide sequence GCTGCTGCGCATGCTTCCCTGGGTGAACGTGCAGGGCGGCACGTACCGGGTGAACCGTCGGCTGACCTACGCCGTCGGCGACGGCCGGGTGACGTTCGTGAAGACCGGTGACCGCGTCGAGGTGATCCCCGCGGAGCTGGGCGAACTGCCCGCGCTGCGGTCGTACGACGACGAGGAGGCGCTCACCGAGCTCGCCCGACGCTGTGAGCAGCGGGAGTTCAACCCGGGGGACGTGATCGCCGAGTTCGGCAGCCGGACCGACGAGGTCTTCCTGCTGGCACACGGCAGGGTCGAGCTGGTCGGCACCGGCCCCTACGGCGACGACGCGGTCCTCGGGGTCCTCGCCGACGGCGCCTACTTCGGCGACCAGGTGCTGCTGGACCCGGACGCCATCTGGGAGCACACCGCCCGGGCGGTCACCGCCTGCACGGTGCTCGTCCTGCCCCGCGACGACGTCGAACAGGTCGCGGAGCGCGCCGACTCCCTGCGCGACCACCTCCAGGCCCAGCGGTCGATCCCCTCGCAGCGCACCAACAAGTACGGCGAGAAGGCGATCGACCTCGCGGCCGGTCACGACGGTGAGCCGGACATCCCGCACACCTTCGTGGACTACGAGGCGCGGCCCCGCGAGTACGAACTGAGCATCGCGCAGACCGTGCTGCGCATCCACTCGCGCGTGGCGGACCTCTACAACCAGCCGATGAACCAGACCGAGCAGCAGATCCGGCTCACGGTCGAGGCGCTGAAGGAGCGGCAGGAGCACGAACTGGTCAACAACCGCGAGTTCGGGCTGCTGCACAACTGCGAGTACGACCAGCGGCTCCAGCCGCACGACGGCGTACCCAGCCCCGACGACCTGGACGAACTGCTCAGCAGGCGGCGCGGCACCAAGCTGCTGCTCGCCCACCCGCGCGCGATCTCCGCGATCGGGCGGGAACTCAACAGGCGCGGGCTGGTCCCGGAGACCGTCGAGGTGGCCGGCAACCGGATCCCCACCTGGCGCGGGGTGCCGATCTACCCGTGCAACAAGATCCCGGTCACCGAGGCCAGGACGACGTCGATCATCGCCATGCGTACCGGGGAGGCCGAGCAGGGTGTCATCGGCCTCCAGCAGGCCGGTATCCCGGACGAGGTCGAGCCGAGCCTGTCCGTGCGCTTCATGGGCATCAATGAGCAGGCGATCATCAAGTACCTGGTGACCGCCTACTACTCGGCCGCGGTCCTCGTGCCGGACGCGCTCGGCGTGCTGGAGAACGTCGAGATCGGCCGCTGGAGGTGACGTTCTCGCACCTGGAGCCCGTGTCCCCGCCTCGCCCGGCGGGTACACCCCGGTCGTATGTGCCCGGCCGCGGTGCGGGCCGCACCGCCCGCGGACTCTCCGAGGGGGATCCCATGACCGAGTTCATGGCGGAGACGAAGCAGCACTCCACCGGCACGCATGCGCTCGACGGGCCCGAGGCGGGGGTGATCCTGGAGCGGACCCGGGCGTCGGTCGACCCCGAGCTGCGCTCCGCGATCGAGTCGTTGCCCGCCTCCATGCGCCGTATCGCGCTCTACCACTTCGGCTGGCAGCACGCGGACGGCACACCGGCGGCCGGCAACGCGGGCAAGGCGATACGTCCCGCGCTCGTGCTCACCGCGGCGGCCGCGCTCGGCGGACCGGAGGCGTGGACGGCGGCGGTGCGGGCCGCCGCGGCGGTGGAACTGGTCCACAACTTCACGTTGCTGCACGACGACGTGATGGACCGGGACACCACCCGGCGTCACCGGCCCACCGCCTGGACCGTGTTCGGCGACGCCGACGCGATCCTCGCCGGGGACACGCTCCAGGCGCTGGCCCTGAGGCTGCTCGCCCAGGACCCGCATCCGGCGTCCGCGCGGGCCGCCGCCCGGCTCGCCGACTGTGTCGTCGAACTCTGTGCCGGCCAGCACGCGGACACCGCCATGGAGGCGCTCGGCCCCCGGGACGTCACCCTCGACGAGGTGCTCGCCATGGCAGAGGCCAAGACGGGCGCGCTGCTCGGGTGTGCCTGCGCCCTGGGCGCGCTGTACGCGGGGGCGGGGGAGGAGGACGTCGAGGCACTGGACGCGTTCGGCCGTGAGGCCGGGCTCGCCTTCCAGCTCATCGACGACGTGATCGGCATATGGGGTGACCCGCGCAGCACCGGCAAGCCGGCCGGCGCGGACCTCGCCGCCCGCAAGAAGTCGCTGCCGGTGGTCGCCGCGCTCGTCTCCGGCACCCCGGAGGCCGCCGAACTGGCCGCCCTGTACGAGGCCCCCTACGCGGAGGAGGACCTGGAGCGGAC carries:
- a CDS encoding family 2B encapsulin nanocompartment shell protein, with amino-acid sequence MSVGEEVRTEQDRPQQSLGTAAARNLATTTKSAPQMQEISSRWLLRMLPWVNVQGGTYRVNRRLTYAVGDGRVTFVKTGDRVEVIPAELGELPALRSYDDEEALTELARRCEQREFNPGDVIAEFGSRTDEVFLLAHGRVELVGTGPYGDDAVLGVLADGAYFGDQVLLDPDAIWEHTARAVTACTVLVLPRDDVEQVAERADSLRDHLQAQRSIPSQRTNKYGEKAIDLAAGHDGEPDIPHTFVDYEARPREYELSIAQTVLRIHSRVADLYNQPMNQTEQQIRLTVEALKERQEHELVNNREFGLLHNCEYDQRLQPHDGVPSPDDLDELLSRRRGTKLLLAHPRAISAIGRELNRRGLVPETVEVAGNRIPTWRGVPIYPCNKIPVTEARTTSIIAMRTGEAEQGVIGLQQAGIPDEVEPSLSVRFMGINEQAIIKYLVTAYYSAAVLVPDALGVLENVEIGRWR
- a CDS encoding family 2 encapsulin nanocompartment cargo protein polyprenyl transferase translates to MTEFMAETKQHSTGTHALDGPEAGVILERTRASVDPELRSAIESLPASMRRIALYHFGWQHADGTPAAGNAGKAIRPALVLTAAAALGGPEAWTAAVRAAAAVELVHNFTLLHDDVMDRDTTRRHRPTAWTVFGDADAILAGDTLQALALRLLAQDPHPASARAAARLADCVVELCAGQHADTAMEALGPRDVTLDEVLAMAEAKTGALLGCACALGALYAGAGEEDVEALDAFGREAGLAFQLIDDVIGIWGDPRSTGKPAGADLAARKKSLPVVAALVSGTPEAAELAALYEAPYAEEDLERTALAVERAGGRDWAQVQAADRMGRAMQELARAVSDPEAAGGLLSLAEFVTRRSN